A region from the Vicia villosa cultivar HV-30 ecotype Madison, WI linkage group LG3, Vvil1.0, whole genome shotgun sequence genome encodes:
- the LOC131658672 gene encoding uncharacterized protein LOC131658672, which yields MVAAGRFSMRRVYNWLLEENTVVPWYSLMMHNMARPKARVTLWMLCHGHLPTKDRLNHFGIISNTICNMCGKEEENADHVFFSCDETMGIWQGILHWLNISHNIQPWSRDINWILAKAKGRGWRARIFHMAVTEAIHEIWLYRNAIVFKNDTYRNNTLNRIKNSVVYMGWRNRRVREHIASLMV from the coding sequence ATGGTTGCTGCTGGCAGATTCTCGATGCGCAGAGTTTATAACTGGCTGTTAGAGGAGAACACTGTAGTGCCTTGGTACAGTTTGATGATGCACAACATGGCTAGACCTAAGGCTCGGGTCACCCTTTGGATGCTATGCCATGGGCACCTCCCCACGAAGGATAGGCTGAACCATTTTGGTATTATTTCGAATACAATATGCAACATGTGTGGCAAGGAAGAGGAAAATGCAGACCATGTTTTCTTCTCGTGTGATGAAACAATGGGGATTTGGCAAGGGATTCTCCATTGGTTGAACATTAGTCACAACATTCAGCCTTGGAGTAGAGATATTAACTGGATTTTGGCTAAAGCTAAAGGCAGAGGTTGGAGAGCAAGGATCTTCCACATGGCCGTTACTGAAGCTATTCATGAAATATGGTTATATAGGAATGCTATAGTATTCAAGAATGATACTTATAGGAACAATACCTTAAATAGAATTAAAAATAGTGTTGTATATATGGGTTGGAGAAATAGGAGAGTTAGAGAGCATATTGCATCTCTAATGGTATAG